One genomic segment of Odocoileus virginianus isolate 20LAN1187 ecotype Illinois chromosome 33, Ovbor_1.2, whole genome shotgun sequence includes these proteins:
- the LOC110138127 gene encoding large ribosomal subunit protein uL5-like encodes MAQDQGEKNPMRELRIRKLCLNICVGESGDRLTRAAKVLEQLTGQTPVVSKARYTVRSFGIRRNEKIAVHCTVCGARAEEILEKGLKVREYELRKNNFSDTGNFGFGIQEHIDLGIKYDPSIGIYGLDFYVVLGRPGFSIADKKRRTGCIGAKHRISKEEAMRWFQQKYDGIILPGK; translated from the coding sequence ATGGCGCAGGATCAAGGTGAGAAGAACCCCATGCGGGAACTTCGCATCCGCAAGCTCTGCCTCAACATCTGCGTCGGGGAGAGCGGAGACAGGCTGACCCGGGCGGCCAAGGTGCTGGAGCAGCTCACGGGACAGACCCCAGTGGTCTCCAAAGCTAGATACACTGTCAGATCCTTCGGCatcaggagaaatgaaaagattgCCGTCCACTGCACTGTCTGTGGGGCCAGGGCAGAAGAAATCTTGGAGAAAGGTCTAAAGGTGCGAGAGTACGAGTTGAGAAAAAATAACTTCTCAGATACTGGAAACTTTGGCTTTGGGATCCAAGAACACATCGACCTGGGGATCAAGTATGACCCGAGCATCGGTATCTACGGCCTGGACTTCTACGTGGTGCTGGGTAGGCCAGGTTTCAGCATCGCAGACAAGAAGCGCAGGACAGGCTGCATTGGGGCCAAACACAGAATCAGCAAAGAGGAGGCCATGCGCTGGTTCCAGCAGAAGTATGATGGGATCATCCTTCCTGGCAAATAA